GGGAGTAGACATCCAGCACTCGCTCAGCGTACGGGCCCCGCGGTGCTCACGGGGTCTCGACGTCGCTCGAGCCTTCGGCCCTCGCTGCTCGACAGTGACGATACGAATGGAGTGCCTGGTGGCAGGTCGTCCTGACTCGCTGCTCGACTGACCATGGTGTCCATCGCTGGATCTGTCGGTCGGTCTGCTGCCGGGTGCTGCACCCAGCCAGGCGGGGGCCTCGTGACTTCATAGGAGCTTGTGCCCAGCCGTCACTGATCACTGTCCTGTCCGCTGCCCTCGCCTGGCTGGCGCCACCGCCACCACAAGAGGAGACGGCATGACCACCATGACATCTGCACCACCCGTATCGCACTGCACCCACGAGGAGACCAGCGCTGCCTTCGGTGATCCGCCGTCGCCACGGGTCGGGGTGATCGGCGGAGTCGACACCCACCGCGATCAGCACGTCGCTGCCGCCCTCGACTCACTGGGACGCCTGCTAGGCATCGAATACTTCGACGCTGACACATCCGGCCATCGGGCCCTGCTGGCCTGGCTGGAATCGTTCGGACCGGTGCTGATGATCGGCATCGAGGGCACCGGCGCCTACGGCCTAGGACTCGCACGCCACCTGGCCACAGCCACCACCGCCGACCTGATCGAGGTCGATCGACCAGATCGACGCACGCGCCGGCTCAAGGGCAAGTCCGACCCCATCGACGCCGAAGCCGCCGCCCGCGCGGCGTGGTCGGGAGCGCACACCGGCACTCCCAAGGCCCGCGACGGACGCATCGAAGCGCTGCGCAACCTGCGTGTCGCTCGACGCTCAGCAGTCCAGCAACGCGCCGACGTCGTGCGCCAGATCAAAGCACTGATCGTGACCGCCGAGGACGACCTACGCCACCGCCTGCGTCACCTAGACACCCCCACATTGGTGCGCACCTGCGCCGCACTGCGACCCGACCCCGCGCACATCGCAGAGCCCCTGCACGCCACCAAGGCCGCCCTGCGCAGCCTCGCCCGCCGTCACCGCCACCTCAGCGAGGAGATCACCGACCTCGAGGCGCTGATCCACCCCCTGGTCGAACAGATCAACCCCGCCCTGATGGCCATCAACGGCATCGGACACGACTGCGCCGGACAGCTCCTGGTCACCGCCGGCGCCAACCCCGAACGCATCCACACCGAAGCAGCCTTCGCGATGCTCGTCGGCACCGCGCCGGTCCCGGCCTCCTCAGGCCAAACCCACCGCACGAGGCTCAACCGCGGCGGCGACCGTCAGGCCAACGCTGCCATCCACCGCGTCCTGCTCTCACGAATGCGCTGGCACAAACCCACCAAGACCTACCTCGCCCGCCGCGTCAACCAACGCGACCTCTCCAAACGCGAAGCAGCCCGCATCCTCAAGCGCTACATCACCCGCGAGATCTACCCCGCCCTGATCAACCCCCACCACGGACTTGACCATCCATAGGAGCATCCAGCGATGCGGCGGCGCCGGGGCGCCTCCCTGCTCGACCAGCGGTGGTTGCGGGGTCTCGACGTCGCGCGAGCCTTCGGCCCTCGCTGCTCGACCAACGATGGCTCCCGTCGCGGTTCGGCTCAGAAGCAGGCGCGGATCTCACCTACGGGTCGACCCCCGCCAAGGAGGACGTGCTCACCGGTCTTGCGGACGGCGTCTGCATCCACCCACTCTTCGGAGGTGACCCCGGACCGCTCAAGGGCGGCCGCCATCATCACCGGCCTCGCGCGGGCCGCGCCGTCGTCGGTCTTCATCGCGAATGCGCGGCCGTCGGGCAGGGCGACGGCGTAGACGGACTCCGCACCTGCCTTGCCGATCGAGCCGGGCATGGCGGTCAACAGTGCCCGCTCGTCGCGCGCGGTGCCCGACACGTACTCGGGGTGGGCGCGGATCGCCTCGGCGATCCGATGCTCCGGACCGTCGGTAGCGACCGCCAGCTTCGAGAATGCACGGGCGAGGCCGGTCACCGAGCAAGACAGCAGTGGGGCGCCGCAGCCGTCGACGGCGACCTGGGCAGGTTCGCCGGTCATCCGTTCGAACGTCGCGAGGATCGCCTGCTGGAGCGGGTGCTGAGGGTCGAGGTAGGTGGCGGTGTCCCATCCGTTCTGGACGCAGGTCGCGAGCATCGCGGCGTGCTTGCTCGAGCAGTTCATGGCGATGGGGGACTTGCTGTCTCCGTTGCGGAGCAGCGCTTCGCGCGCGTTGTCGTCCAAGGGCCAGTCGTGCGGCGTCTGCAGCGCCGACTCGTCCAAACCAGCCTGCTTCAGGATGCGGCGGGCGCCGTCGAGATGGATGTCCTCCCCGGAGTGCGAGGCGCACGCGAGCGCCAGTAGGTCCGGCGGCAGGTCGAGACCCTGCTCCACCATGGCCAGCGCCTGGATCGGCTTGTTCGAGGAACGCGGCAGGATCGGTGAGTCCACGTCGCCCACCGACCAGTCCACGGACCCGTCTGGGCGCAGGGCTACCACCGAGCCGTAGTGGTGCCCCTCCACGATCCCGGAGCGGACGATCTCGGCCACAACAACAGGTCCAGTCATGCCAGGCACCGTAGGCGGCGCGCGCGGCGAGCGTGAAACTCGACTGAATCTGTCAAGATACTCGGGTGAGTTTTCCGCAGCACTGTCCTTCGCCCCGCGAGCTCGACGACCTGGAGCTCCTCGTCTCGGGTGCGCTGGCCCCGCTGACCGCCTTCAACGAGCCGGGCAGCGTCGTGACGCTGGACCTCCCGGCACCGGTCCGCGAGCAAGCGACCAGCGCCGGCGCGGTGGAACTCGTCGACCCCGAGGGCCTGCCCCTGGCGCGGGTGAGCGTGCCGGGCGGCGCCGTCGAACCGCTGACGCACGCGCAGTACGGGCCCTTCCGGGACCGCTACCTCACCCCGGCGCAGGTCCAGGATCAGCACCCTCGTCGCACGGTGGTGCCGGTCGTCGACGCGCTCACCGAGCAGCAGATCGCCGAGCTGTCCGGTCTGGGGCCGCTCGTGCTCCTGACGCTGGTCGGCGCCGGCACCCCCGACCTGTCAGCCACAGCCCTGATCCGAGCCACGATGCTGGCCGCCCAGCGGCTGACCGACGCCGTCGTGGTCGCCGTCCCGCTCGCGAGCCACGGCGATGTTGACGCTGACCACGCGCTCGGTGTGCAGGTCGCCCACAACTATGCGGGAGCTGGCCCGGTCGTGGCCGTGCCATATGCAGCCGACGACGACGCATACGCGGACGACATCGCGGCGATCGTCGACCGGGACCGCCCGGCGGCCGACGAGCAGGGCCTGGTTCTCTTCTTCACCGGCCTGTCCGGCAGCGGCAAGTCGACCCTCGCTCGGGCGCTGATGGACCGCATCCTCGAGCAGGGCACCCGCACCATCACCTCCCTCGACGGCGACGTGGTGCGCCGCAACCTCTCCGCAGGGCTGACGTTCTCCAAGGCGGACCGCGAGACCAACATCCGCCGCATCGGCTGGGTGGCCGCCGAGATCTCCCGGCACGGGGGGCTGGCGGTGGTCAGCCCGATCGCGCCGTTCGACGAGACCCGTCAGCAGGTGCGCGCCATGGTCGACGAGGCCGGCGGAGCGTTCTTCCTCGTCCACGTCGCCACCCCACTGGAGGAGTGCGAGCGCCGTGACCGCAAGGGTCTCTACGCCAAGGCACGCGCCGGCGAGATCCCGGAGTTCACCGGTATCTCCTCGCCCTACGAGGAGCCGCAGGACGCCGACGTGGTCGTCGACACCACCGGTCGCACGATCGACGACGCCCTCGGCGACGTCATCGGTGCGCTCGCCGAGTCCGGCTACCTCGACCTCCGGCCCTCATCGCTGTTGGTTGAGCAGACCCCGCCCCCATGGTTGGTTGAGCAGGGAGGAGCGCCAGCGACGACCGCCCGTCGAAACCCGGTGACCGGCGCAACCGCCGCAGCCCAAGACGCGGGGCCCCTCAAGGTCCTCTTCGTCTGCACCGCCAACATCTGCCGCTCGCCGTACATGGAGCTCACCGCCCGACACCTCGCGGCGGGCGATCCGACGCTCGAGTTCGCCAGCGCCGGCACCCACGGCCTGGTCGACGAGCCGATGAACCAGCCGATGGTCGACGTGCTCGCCGACGAGGTGACCGGTCACGAGCCCTTCCGCAGCCGGCGCCTCACCACCGCCGAGCTCGAGTGGGCCGACGTCGTGCTCACCGCGGAGGCCTCGCACCGCCAGTTCATCCTCGACGACAACCCGGCGTTGTTCCGCAAGGTCTTCAGCCTGGGCCAGTTCGTGGAGACGGTCGGTGACATCGGGGCTGGCGTACACGGCCGCGACCTGCTCGCGGCGATGCAGCACCGCCGGGGGCCCGCCTCGACCGAGCTCGACGTCGCCGACCCGTACCGGCGCGGCGACAAGGCGGCTCGCACCGCCGCCGACCACGTGGACCGCCTGCTGGTGGTCGCGATCCGAGCACTCTCGACCGCACCGAAGGCGCCCTGATGGACATCCTGACTCTCACCGCCCTGTCCATCCTCGTCGCCGGATT
This Nocardioides dokdonensis FR1436 DNA region includes the following protein-coding sequences:
- the cysC gene encoding adenylyl-sulfate kinase, giving the protein MSFPQHCPSPRELDDLELLVSGALAPLTAFNEPGSVVTLDLPAPVREQATSAGAVELVDPEGLPLARVSVPGGAVEPLTHAQYGPFRDRYLTPAQVQDQHPRRTVVPVVDALTEQQIAELSGLGPLVLLTLVGAGTPDLSATALIRATMLAAQRLTDAVVVAVPLASHGDVDADHALGVQVAHNYAGAGPVVAVPYAADDDAYADDIAAIVDRDRPAADEQGLVLFFTGLSGSGKSTLARALMDRILEQGTRTITSLDGDVVRRNLSAGLTFSKADRETNIRRIGWVAAEISRHGGLAVVSPIAPFDETRQQVRAMVDEAGGAFFLVHVATPLEECERRDRKGLYAKARAGEIPEFTGISSPYEEPQDADVVVDTTGRTIDDALGDVIGALAESGYLDLRPSSLLVEQTPPPWLVEQGGAPATTARRNPVTGATAAAQDAGPLKVLFVCTANICRSPYMELTARHLAAGDPTLEFASAGTHGLVDEPMNQPMVDVLADEVTGHEPFRSRRLTTAELEWADVVLTAEASHRQFILDDNPALFRKVFSLGQFVETVGDIGAGVHGRDLLAAMQHRRGPASTELDVADPYRRGDKAARTAADHVDRLLVVAIRALSTAPKAP
- a CDS encoding asparaginase, with amino-acid sequence MAEIVRSGIVEGHHYGSVVALRPDGSVDWSVGDVDSPILPRSSNKPIQALAMVEQGLDLPPDLLALACASHSGEDIHLDGARRILKQAGLDESALQTPHDWPLDDNAREALLRNGDSKSPIAMNCSSKHAAMLATCVQNGWDTATYLDPQHPLQQAILATFERMTGEPAQVAVDGCGAPLLSCSVTGLARAFSKLAVATDGPEHRIAEAIRAHPEYVSGTARDERALLTAMPGSIGKAGAESVYAVALPDGRAFAMKTDDGAARARPVMMAAALERSGVTSEEWVDADAVRKTGEHVLLGGGRPVGEIRACF
- a CDS encoding IS110 family transposase, which codes for MTTMTSAPPVSHCTHEETSAAFGDPPSPRVGVIGGVDTHRDQHVAAALDSLGRLLGIEYFDADTSGHRALLAWLESFGPVLMIGIEGTGAYGLGLARHLATATTADLIEVDRPDRRTRRLKGKSDPIDAEAAARAAWSGAHTGTPKARDGRIEALRNLRVARRSAVQQRADVVRQIKALIVTAEDDLRHRLRHLDTPTLVRTCAALRPDPAHIAEPLHATKAALRSLARRHRHLSEEITDLEALIHPLVEQINPALMAINGIGHDCAGQLLVTAGANPERIHTEAAFAMLVGTAPVPASSGQTHRTRLNRGGDRQANAAIHRVLLSRMRWHKPTKTYLARRVNQRDLSKREAARILKRYITREIYPALINPHHGLDHP